The Octadecabacter arcticus 238 genome contains a region encoding:
- a CDS encoding TrbI/VirB10 family protein, which translates to MTETAELRKRLEALEGGGDSGGRRTRPVLLLIVLGVVGAAALLAVITLMSREPQPEPMETAAPAEFQDSGPGFGALDPVAPPEPATQPAAPAPTNAETEALRTQLDEMRAELTALSNVPAPDAPVLDSAALDALNAEIDALRSDADEAEAALRADLDERGRQIQRLQTDLELAQLETPATPMATGPTEETLRLQELERRREAERAILEARIASPIIAFGSSGGGTDESAAEQRRLDGETDFVRNGAQPATVTQAQTIVNPSNTVVQGTMIQAVLETAIDSQLAGPVRALVSEDVHAFDGTRVLIPRGSRLIGRYQSGIDIAQQRITIAWDRIILPDNQSVEISAFGGDALGRSGTTGFVDSRFGTRFGSAALISLIRGLPAAAAGSTEDQATADAIEGTAESLEDTTQSVVSEYLALAPVIYVDQGARVTVMVDRDLEIF; encoded by the coding sequence ATGACTGAGACAGCTGAGTTGCGCAAACGCCTGGAAGCGCTCGAGGGCGGTGGCGATAGCGGCGGCCGCCGCACGCGCCCGGTCTTGTTATTGATCGTGTTGGGCGTTGTGGGCGCGGCTGCACTGCTTGCTGTCATAACGCTGATGTCGCGCGAACCTCAGCCTGAGCCGATGGAAACGGCTGCCCCGGCAGAGTTTCAGGACAGTGGGCCAGGTTTTGGTGCCCTCGATCCAGTGGCACCACCTGAACCAGCCACGCAACCGGCGGCCCCTGCACCCACGAATGCCGAGACCGAGGCCCTGCGCACGCAGCTCGACGAGATGCGCGCGGAATTGACGGCCCTCAGCAATGTGCCAGCGCCGGATGCGCCCGTCTTGGACAGCGCAGCACTCGACGCATTGAACGCCGAGATTGACGCCCTGCGCAGTGATGCAGATGAGGCGGAGGCCGCCCTGCGTGCAGATCTTGATGAGCGCGGGCGGCAAATCCAGCGCCTGCAGACCGATCTGGAACTCGCGCAGCTTGAGACCCCCGCTACGCCTATGGCTACAGGTCCAACAGAAGAAACGCTGCGCCTGCAAGAGCTCGAACGTCGCCGCGAAGCCGAGCGCGCCATTCTCGAGGCCCGCATCGCCAGCCCGATCATCGCCTTCGGCTCCAGCGGAGGCGGTACTGATGAAAGCGCGGCTGAGCAGCGCCGCCTCGATGGTGAGACGGATTTCGTCCGAAACGGCGCGCAGCCAGCAACCGTTACCCAGGCGCAGACTATCGTGAACCCGTCCAACACGGTTGTGCAGGGCACGATGATCCAGGCCGTGCTGGAAACCGCCATCGACAGCCAGCTTGCTGGTCCCGTCCGCGCCTTGGTCTCCGAAGATGTCCATGCCTTCGATGGCACGCGTGTGCTGATCCCGCGCGGGTCGCGGCTCATCGGGCGGTATCAATCCGGCATTGATATCGCTCAACAGCGCATCACCATCGCCTGGGACCGGATCATCCTGCCAGACAACCAGAGCGTCGAGATCAGCGCCTTTGGCGGCGACGCACTTGGCCGCTCCGGCACCACCGGCTTTGTCGACAGCCGCTTTGGCACGCGCTTTGGATCAGCCGCGCTGATTTCGCTCATTAGAGGCCTGCCCGCGGCAGCTGCAGGATCGACCGAAGACCAGGCCACGGCAGACGCGATCGAAGGCACCGCCGAGAGTCTGGAGGACACCACCCAAAGTGTTGTCAGCGAATATCTCGCGCTCGCCCCGGTCATCTATGTCGACCAAGGCGCGCGCGTCACCGTCATGGTGGACCGCGATTTGGAGATTTTCTGA